One region of candidate division WOR-3 bacterium genomic DNA includes:
- a CDS encoding ABC transporter ATP-binding protein produces the protein MPAIDCQGVVKDFRRGRGLKRRVVRALDRATLTLKQGELFGLLGPNGAGKTTLVRCIATLLIPDAGTIRIFGHDAFKESLFCRQCIGLLTSGERTLYWKLSARDNLRFFAALYGLTGKERDRRIEYLLELLGLKDVANERLERYSSGMKQKVSLARAMLHNPQILLLDEPTLGLDPQFGRFIRRFIKEELNQKQGKTILLTTHYMDEADELCDRIAFINRGRIVDIKTPEQYKRDIPHTEVLEVRCLGQPDISSLKSLDGIERVQAEFNDGITTLRIVAPRAERVLSEVIESVRSQARILGIDVKEPTLEDVFIYMTGTSLGEDTANSEGK, from the coding sequence ATGCCAGCGATTGATTGTCAGGGTGTTGTCAAGGATTTCCGGCGGGGGCGGGGTCTGAAAAGGCGGGTTGTGCGGGCGCTGGATCGCGCTACCCTCACTCTCAAGCAGGGTGAGTTGTTCGGGCTTTTAGGCCCGAACGGCGCGGGCAAGACCACATTGGTGCGGTGTATTGCAACACTATTAATACCGGATGCGGGGACAATACGGATTTTTGGGCATGACGCATTTAAGGAGTCGCTCTTCTGCCGGCAGTGTATTGGGCTTTTGACATCCGGAGAGCGGACCCTTTACTGGAAACTATCTGCACGGGATAATCTGCGTTTCTTTGCCGCACTTTATGGTTTGACGGGTAAAGAAAGGGACAGACGGATTGAGTATCTGTTGGAGCTGTTGGGTCTGAAGGATGTCGCCAACGAACGGTTGGAGCGCTACTCATCAGGGATGAAGCAGAAGGTGAGTCTGGCACGGGCGATGTTACATAACCCACAGATTCTTTTGCTGGATGAACCCACCCTTGGTCTTGACCCGCAGTTCGGCAGGTTTATCCGTCGGTTCATCAAGGAGGAGTTGAACCAAAAGCAGGGGAAGACGATTCTTCTGACCACTCATTATATGGACGAGGCGGACGAGCTGTGCGACCGGATTGCTTTTATCAACAGGGGCAGAATTGTGGATATTAAGACACCGGAGCAGTACAAGAGGGACATACCCCATACCGAGGTGCTGGAGGTGCGCTGTTTGGGACAGCCGGACATTAGTAGTTTGAAAAGCCTTGACGGGATTGAGCGGGTTCAGGCAGAGTTCAATGATGGTATTACCACCCTGCGGATTGTTGCCCCGCGGGCAGAACGGGTTTTGAGTGAGGTGATTGAGTCGGTCCGGTCCCAGGCGCGGATTTTGGGGATTGATGTCAAGGAGCCAACCCTGGAGGATGTTTTTATCTATATGACCGGGACATCATTAGGTGAGGATACGGCAAATAGCGAAGGTAAGTGA